A section of the Triticum dicoccoides isolate Atlit2015 ecotype Zavitan chromosome 7A, WEW_v2.0, whole genome shotgun sequence genome encodes:
- the LOC119329625 gene encoding aspartyl protease family protein At5g10770-like, producing MASAIPSLLFCLILAAAHLGSSYHTSYTNGGKHFVVLSSDPRSPSTCSPVPSDGGRLPVMHRLSPCAPASGAGAGSGQSMPSIGDALRLRALFGDSGDYKKSGLTIPSIGTPLQSLPGASEYHVTVGYGTPILCGSRKCPLSDCSGPSCTATLTKKGAVVLNATFVTDTLTVSRSVAVDDFRFVCLETRGASTVGSSSGVLDLSRDPQSLASRVVLSPDTVAFSYCLPSAFPYSAGFLSFGATRPNIVSYATLKSKASHPNLYFLRLVGVSVGGVDIPVPPQALAGDALMELHTTFTYLQPKVYAALRDQFRGWMGQYPVAPPYGELDTCYNFTGQSSVGVPAVELTFEGGAGLEPGVQQTMYFKDRGNIFPVGCLAFAPVPAHARGISVIGTLAQATTEVVYDLRGGKVGFVPKSCL from the exons ATGGCTTCCGCCATTCCCTCTCTGCTTTTCTGTCTGATTCTTGCTGCTGCTCACCTTGGCAGCTCTTACCACACGAGCTACACCAATGGTGGAAAGCACTTTGTTGTCCTCTCATCCGATCCGAGGAGTCCGTCGACCTGCTCGCCCGTCCCTTCTG ACGGAGGACGGCTGCCAGTAATGCATCGGCTTAGCCCGTGCGCTCCTGCTTCTGGCGCCGGTGCCGGTTCGGGCCAAAGCATGCCCTCGATCGGCGACGCCCTCCGCCTGCGCGCCCTCTTCGGCGACTCAGGCGACTATAAAAAGTCCGGGTTGACGATCCCCTCGATCGGAACCCCACTCCAGTCTCTTCCGGGCGCATCAGAGTACCACGTCACCGTCGGCTACGGCACCCCG ATCCTGTGCGGCTCGAGAAAATGCCCGCTGAGCGACTGCTCCGGACCCAGCTGCACGGCGACCCTGACAAAGAAGGGCGCCGTCGTGCTCAACGCCACCTTCGTCACCGACACGCTCACGGTCTCGCGGTCGGTCGCCGTGGACGATTTCAGGTTCGTCTGCTTGGAGACGCGCGGCGCCAGCACGGTGGGCAGCTCGTCGGGAGTCCTCGACCTCAGCCGGGACCCCCAATCGCTGGCGTCGCGGGTCGTTCTGTCGCCGGACACGGTCGCCTTCTCCTACTGCCTGCCCTCGGCCTTCCCCTACTCGGCGGGCTTCCTCTCCTTCGGCGCCACGCGCCCGAACATAGTGAGCTACGCCACCCTAAAGAGCAAAGCCTCCCACCCGAACCTGTACTTCCTCCGGCTCGTCGGCGTGAGCGTCGGCGGGGTGGACATCCCGGTTCCGCCTCAGGCACTCGCCGGCGACGCGCTGATGGAGCTGCACACCACGTTCACCTACCTGCAGCCGAAGGTCTACGCGGCCCTCCGCGATCAGTTCAGGGGGTGGATGGGGCAGTACCCTGTGGCGCCGCCGTACGGCGAGCTCGACACGTGCTACAATTTCACCGGCCAGAGCAGCGTCGGGGTGCCGGCGGTCGAGCTCACCTTCGAGGGCGGTGCGGGCCTGGAGCCCGGCGTCCAGCAGACGATGTACTTCAAGGACCGCGGTAACATCTTCCCCGTCGGGTGCCTCGCGTTCGCGCCGGTGCCGGCGCACGCACGGGGCATATCGGTTATCGGCACCTTGGCTCAGGCGACGACGGAGGTGGTTTACGACCTGCGTGGAGGCAAGGTCGGGTTCGTCCCCAAGAGTTGCTTATAA